From Dreissena polymorpha isolate Duluth1 chromosome 15, UMN_Dpol_1.0, whole genome shotgun sequence, a single genomic window includes:
- the LOC127860230 gene encoding metaxin-2-like: MLMEAVKIEMGATERWPDNVKLYQQYQAEQITFPDYAASLSVKTFLYMCGLEFSTVPKINAEEMSPSGRVPFIHIGPFLVSEFEPIVAYVQTRGFGLNDDLTDVQKSELKAYIKLIGSTLVNAELYLSWLVPEVYEKVTKARYGAMYAWPLNCILPYQKFLSVQKQLAASEWKNKTFAEVCEEVETCCQALNDRLGTQNFFFGKKPTELDALVFGHISTLLTTDLPRNEFADIIRRYDNLLVFLKRIDAEYFDALRNSY; the protein is encoded by the exons ATGCTGATGGAAGCTGTGAAAATAGAAATGGGCG ctACAGAGCGGTGGCCAGATAATGTCAAACTTTACCAACAATATCAGG CTGAGCAGATAACGTTTCCCGACTATGCGGCCAGTCTAAGTGTGAAAACTTTCTTATACATGTGTGGTCTGGAGTTCTCTACGGTGCCAAAAATCAATGCAGAAGAAATGTCCCCATCAG GACGAGTGCCTTTTATACACATAGGACCATTCCTTGTCTCAGAGTTTGAGCCTATCGTTGCTTATGTACAAACCAGG GGTTTTGGGCTGAATGATGATCTAACAGACGTCCAGAAGTCCGAGCTGAAGGCTTACATCAAGCTCATTGGTAGTACGCTGGTCAATGCTGAGCTTTATCTGTCATGGCTTGTGCCCGAGGTTTATGAAAAG GTAACAAAGGCCCGCTATGGTGCAATGTATGCCTGGCCCCTGAACTGTATTCTACCCTACCAGAAGTTTCTGAGTGTGCAAAAACAACTGGCTGCATCGGAGTGGAAAAACAAGACTTTCGCTGAG GTGTGTGAGGAAGTTGAGACATGCTGTCAGGCGTTGAATGACAGACTGGGAACACAGAATTTCTTCTTTGGAAAGAA ACCAACAGAGCTTGATGCGCTGGTATTTGGACACATTTCAACTTTACTGACGACCGACCTGCCACGAAATGAGTTTGCAGACATTATACGAAGATACGATAATCTTCTCGTTTTCTTAAAAAGAATTGATGCCGAGTACTTTGATGCACTTAGAAATTCTTATTAA